Proteins from a genomic interval of Corynebacterium deserti GIMN1.010:
- a CDS encoding arsenic resistance protein, with product MLTRFQIPLYLLALFAGAAVGLIWPSTSTVFEASINPILMVLLYATFLGIPLTRLKDSWKDLRFVSSVLAVNFIAVPIVVFVLSRFFSGSEAILFGFLLVLLAPCVDYVIVFSGLAGAATDKLLAATPLLMLGQIIMIPIFLTAIMGGQDMDITPFIHAFFFLIVIPLIAAAITQALRISVIIRAGERFMVPLMMLTLFVVVASQIDLVRGQIGQVVQVVPLYVAFLVIMIGVGLGVAKLTRLGAPETRAVIFSGGTRNSLVVLPLALASGMELAVTAVVTQTLVELVGMVMYVRFIPYITPQRVPRDREVDQQNCGLE from the coding sequence ATGTTGACGAGATTCCAAATCCCCCTTTACCTGCTGGCTCTCTTCGCAGGCGCTGCCGTGGGTTTGATCTGGCCTTCAACGAGCACTGTATTTGAGGCCTCGATCAATCCCATCCTCATGGTGCTGCTATATGCTACATTCCTTGGAATCCCATTAACACGACTCAAAGATTCGTGGAAAGACCTGCGCTTTGTCAGCAGCGTACTCGCAGTAAACTTCATCGCAGTACCCATTGTGGTGTTTGTTCTCAGCAGATTTTTCTCTGGATCTGAGGCCATCTTATTCGGATTCCTGCTGGTGCTTCTTGCTCCATGCGTGGACTACGTCATCGTCTTTTCTGGGCTAGCAGGAGCAGCCACGGACAAGTTACTCGCTGCCACGCCACTTCTCATGCTGGGGCAGATCATCATGATTCCAATCTTCCTCACCGCAATAATGGGTGGCCAAGACATGGACATTACGCCGTTTATCCACGCATTTTTCTTCCTCATCGTCATACCGCTCATTGCAGCGGCGATCACCCAAGCCTTACGTATTAGCGTCATTATTCGCGCGGGCGAGCGATTCATGGTTCCGCTGATGATGCTGACGCTGTTTGTCGTAGTTGCCTCACAGATTGACCTGGTCAGAGGTCAAATTGGGCAGGTTGTCCAAGTTGTTCCACTGTATGTGGCATTTCTGGTGATCATGATTGGGGTGGGGTTGGGCGTCGCAAAGCTAACACGCCTTGGCGCGCCGGAAACCCGAGCCGTGATATTTAGCGGTGGCACCCGCAATTCCTTGGTTGTGTTGCCACTGGCGCTGGCATCGGGAATGGAACTTGCCGTGACGGCCGTGGTTACGCAGACGCTGGTGGAGCTTGTGGGCATGGTGATGTATGTCCGTTTCATTCCCTACATAACTCCACAGAGAGTTCCCAGGGATAGGGAAGTGGATCAGCAGAACTGCGGGCTAGAGTGA
- a CDS encoding DNA alkylation repair protein: protein MCMTVLEATLNTLRELADPKILAVNERHGDDHVVNLTKLRTVAKDLKKNQPLAVELWNTNDTAARLVALLICRPKEFSADDLDAMIREARTPKVLDWLINYVVKKHPNWNELRLRWVDDPSDSVAAAGWSLNTHAVFKKPELVDCSHLMDSISAYMKDATPRLQWSMNECLVQIGIHHPEFRERALEIGYCLEVLKDYPTPPNCTSPFAPIWIEEMVKRQDL from the coding sequence ATCTGCATGACTGTCCTTGAGGCAACCCTCAATACTCTGCGCGAACTTGCCGATCCTAAGATCCTCGCCGTCAACGAACGCCACGGCGACGACCACGTCGTCAACCTCACCAAACTGCGCACTGTCGCCAAAGATCTCAAGAAAAATCAACCGCTTGCCGTTGAGCTCTGGAACACCAATGACACCGCAGCCCGTTTGGTCGCCTTACTCATTTGTCGACCCAAAGAGTTCTCCGCCGACGATCTAGATGCCATGATCCGGGAGGCGCGCACACCAAAGGTTCTTGATTGGCTTATTAACTATGTGGTGAAGAAACATCCTAACTGGAATGAACTTCGCCTGCGCTGGGTTGACGATCCTTCAGATAGTGTCGCAGCCGCCGGCTGGTCACTGAACACCCATGCCGTATTTAAGAAACCCGAGTTGGTTGACTGTAGCCACTTGATGGATTCCATCTCCGCTTACATGAAGGACGCTACGCCCAGGCTCCAATGGTCCATGAATGAGTGCCTCGTCCAAATTGGCATCCATCATCCGGAGTTTCGTGAGCGTGCGCTTGAAATCGGATACTGTTTAGAAGTTCTCAAGGACTATCCAACGCCACCGAACTGTACCTCACCATTTGCCCCGATTTGGATCGAAGAAATGGTGAAACGTCAGGATCTCTGA
- a CDS encoding SulP family inorganic anion transporter yields MSAPTGVVASFRYAFSSPARFKTEVLAGLVVALALIPESIAFSVLAGVDPRMGLFASCTMAMTIAFTGGRPAMISAATGAVALVIAPVVRDHGVEYFLATVIVAGLIQLALAALGVAKLMRFIPRSVMLGFVNALAALVFFAQLPHLFNVPWMVYPLFAVGIAIMLIWPRLTPAIPAPLIVIVVLTAVVWVFDIAIPNVSDQGELPSSLPQFLLPNVPFTLETLRIIAPYAFGMALVGLMESLLTAKLVDDITEVHSNKTREAAGQGVANIVSALLGGMGGCAMIGQTMINVKNSRARTRLSTFLAGAFLLILVLVLGDIVGKIPMAALVAVMIIVAIDTADWHSLNPRTLKFMPWSETIVMVITIVATLTTGNLAIGVILGVVTAMVMFARRVAHLVSVSKSSEGDTSVYKVTGQLFWASSNDLVYAFDYSDTSTKIIIDLSGAEIWDASTVATLDSIIYKYGVRGKDVQLVGLDGPSLDRLNKLSGKLG; encoded by the coding sequence TTGTCCGCACCAACCGGCGTTGTCGCCTCATTCCGGTACGCCTTTTCTAGCCCCGCACGATTTAAGACTGAAGTTCTCGCTGGCCTCGTCGTAGCGCTCGCACTCATTCCAGAATCCATTGCCTTCTCCGTCCTGGCAGGCGTCGATCCTCGCATGGGTCTTTTTGCTTCCTGCACCATGGCCATGACCATCGCATTTACCGGTGGTCGCCCGGCAATGATCTCTGCAGCCACGGGAGCTGTCGCCTTGGTGATCGCACCTGTAGTCCGAGATCACGGCGTGGAATATTTCCTCGCCACAGTCATCGTGGCTGGACTGATTCAACTGGCGTTGGCGGCGTTGGGCGTCGCCAAGCTTATGCGTTTTATTCCGCGCTCAGTCATGCTGGGTTTTGTCAATGCACTGGCAGCTCTCGTGTTCTTCGCGCAGTTGCCCCACCTTTTTAATGTGCCATGGATGGTTTATCCCCTCTTCGCCGTCGGAATAGCAATAATGCTGATCTGGCCGCGTCTAACTCCCGCGATTCCCGCGCCGCTGATCGTTATTGTCGTGCTGACAGCCGTGGTGTGGGTCTTTGATATAGCCATCCCAAATGTTTCTGACCAGGGCGAACTCCCCTCTTCCCTGCCGCAATTCCTGCTGCCTAACGTGCCATTTACGCTTGAGACGCTTCGCATAATTGCGCCCTATGCCTTCGGCATGGCGCTTGTCGGGCTTATGGAGTCACTGCTTACAGCCAAGCTTGTCGACGACATCACCGAAGTACACTCCAACAAAACCCGCGAAGCTGCAGGTCAGGGCGTCGCAAACATTGTCTCCGCACTCCTTGGTGGCATGGGTGGCTGCGCCATGATTGGCCAGACAATGATCAACGTGAAAAACTCTCGCGCACGCACCCGGCTATCCACATTCCTAGCCGGTGCTTTCCTACTGATTCTCGTTCTAGTGCTGGGCGATATCGTAGGCAAAATTCCCATGGCTGCGCTCGTGGCTGTCATGATTATTGTGGCGATTGATACCGCTGACTGGCATTCCCTCAACCCTCGCACGCTGAAATTCATGCCGTGGAGCGAAACGATTGTCATGGTCATCACCATTGTGGCCACGCTGACTACTGGAAACTTGGCTATCGGCGTCATCCTTGGTGTGGTCACCGCCATGGTGATGTTTGCGCGCAGAGTTGCACACCTGGTCTCCGTATCCAAATCTAGCGAAGGCGACACCAGCGTGTACAAGGTGACGGGACAACTATTCTGGGCGTCGTCAAATGATCTGGTGTATGCCTTTGACTATTCCGACACGTCCACAAAGATCATCATTGACTTAAGCGGCGCAGAAATTTGGGACGCCTCCACAGTGGCCACACTCGATAGCATCATCTACAAGTATGGCGTCCGCGGGAAAGACGTCCAATTAGTCGGGCTTGATGGACCTAGCTTAGACAGGCTGAATAAGCTCTCCGGCAAGCTGGGTTAA
- a CDS encoding LGFP repeat-containing protein, which translates to MELPNKTFTSRILAGTAAVALSLGVVSCSEAEDAANSATDAASSATSAAGSAINEATGTDSADASEDTEATDGASGSDEASGDTTEVESADGSLISIPVAVLAVADQAGFSAPESVEEGENGTLVSFAEGYVVNSAEGGAQPLVGMIGETWIDEGGLDAEVGLPTGPEEAIDNGWTQPFTAGVINWVDNGSGEFGADIQTN; encoded by the coding sequence GTGGAACTCCCAAATAAGACCTTCACGTCCCGCATCCTCGCTGGAACTGCAGCAGTCGCACTGTCCCTGGGCGTAGTTTCCTGCTCTGAGGCAGAGGACGCAGCAAACTCCGCAACAGACGCTGCAAGCTCTGCTACCTCTGCGGCGGGCTCAGCCATCAATGAGGCAACCGGCACCGATTCCGCCGATGCCTCCGAAGACACTGAGGCAACCGATGGTGCTAGTGGCTCCGACGAAGCATCCGGTGACACCACCGAGGTAGAAAGCGCTGACGGCTCCCTAATTAGCATTCCAGTCGCTGTGCTTGCAGTTGCAGATCAAGCAGGTTTCAGCGCACCAGAATCTGTTGAAGAAGGCGAGAACGGCACTCTGGTGTCGTTCGCTGAAGGCTATGTGGTCAACTCTGCCGAAGGCGGAGCACAGCCACTGGTCGGCATGATCGGGGAGACCTGGATCGATGAGGGTGGCTTGGATGCAGAAGTTGGCTTGCCAACGGGCCCTGAAGAAGCAATCGATAATGGTTGGACTCAGCCATTTACTGCTGGCGTCATCAACTGGGTCGATAACGGTTCAGGCGAATTCGGTGCTGACATCCAGACCAACTAG
- a CDS encoding YceI family protein: MSAMQGNGSKTPTHGESPLIKYRTLIIVVFIILIVALALVAVGPALYKLIMGPGVRTDGIHADGASVATTDMNGTWDVVPGGIPNSTSVGFTFAEILPGEEKITSGSTAGVSGEIVVEDNTLLSGLVTVDMTNISTDQEKRDINVRMKLFHTEQFPEATFEVTEPVDLSALPDTGTVAQVVIPGELTIHGETNAVAPTFDVLRTGDQVIVASDIEINRLDYGVETPEFLAAKIDESGEINLRIVLEK, from the coding sequence ATGAGCGCTATGCAGGGTAACGGTTCCAAAACTCCAACCCACGGTGAAAGTCCACTGATCAAATATCGCACGTTGATCATCGTTGTATTCATTATTTTGATTGTGGCATTGGCTTTGGTTGCAGTGGGACCGGCATTGTACAAACTCATCATGGGCCCCGGTGTCCGTACTGACGGCATCCATGCAGACGGCGCATCGGTTGCCACTACGGACATGAATGGCACCTGGGATGTAGTACCAGGTGGGATTCCAAACTCCACATCGGTGGGCTTTACCTTCGCAGAAATCTTGCCAGGCGAAGAAAAGATCACCTCCGGTTCCACCGCTGGTGTGTCCGGTGAGATCGTCGTCGAAGACAACACCTTGCTGTCTGGCCTAGTGACGGTGGATATGACCAATATTTCTACCGATCAAGAAAAGCGTGACATTAACGTGCGCATGAAGCTGTTTCACACTGAGCAGTTCCCAGAAGCAACTTTTGAAGTCACCGAACCTGTTGATCTTTCCGCACTGCCAGACACCGGAACTGTTGCTCAGGTGGTTATTCCAGGTGAGCTGACTATCCACGGTGAAACCAATGCAGTTGCACCGACCTTTGATGTGCTGCGCACCGGTGATCAAGTAATCGTCGCTTCTGACATCGAAATCAATCGCCTGGATTACGGTGTGGAAACCCCTGAGTTTCTCGCCGCCAAGATCGACGAGAGCGGCGAAATCAACCTTCGAATCGTGCTGGAGAAGTAA
- a CDS encoding RNA polymerase-binding protein RbpA — translation MADRVLRGSRMGAVSYETDRDHDLAPRQLVKYKTEDGEIYEVPFADDAEIPEEWMCKNGKLGILMEGEGVESKPIKPPRTHWDMLRERRTIEELDVLLEERIEALRKRRRNAAKLLKAQQEAEEAEKAAE, via the coding sequence ATGGCAGATCGCGTTCTTCGTGGCAGCCGCATGGGCGCCGTGAGCTACGAAACGGACAGGGACCACGACTTGGCTCCGCGCCAGCTCGTGAAGTACAAGACCGAAGACGGAGAAATCTACGAGGTCCCGTTTGCTGATGATGCTGAAATTCCAGAGGAATGGATGTGCAAGAACGGCAAGCTGGGCATCCTCATGGAGGGTGAGGGCGTCGAGTCCAAGCCAATTAAGCCTCCACGTACCCACTGGGATATGTTGCGTGAGCGTCGCACCATCGAGGAGCTGGATGTTCTCCTTGAGGAGCGCATTGAGGCGCTGCGCAAGCGTCGTCGTAACGCAGCGAAACTGCTGAAGGCTCAGCAGGAAGCTGAAGAAGCGGAAAAGGCTGCTGAATAA
- a CDS encoding polyprenol monophosphomannose synthase gives MSNEAANATTLVIIPTYNELENLPLIVDRVRQATPEVHILVVDDNSPDGTGTRADELAAKDDHIFVMHREGKGGLCAAYMAGFQWGLERNYQVLCEMDADGSHAPEQLHLLLGELDNGADMVIGSRYVPGGKVVNWPKNRWFLSKGGNVYINLALGAGLTDMTAGYRAFRRHVLEALPLDELSNAGYIFQVEIAYRAVELGFDVREVPITFTEREIGESKLDGSFVKDSLLEVTKWGVKHRGGQAVELAKEMVGLVNYEWNHFKKKSSWL, from the coding sequence ATGAGCAATGAGGCAGCTAATGCCACAACGCTGGTGATCATTCCAACCTACAACGAGCTGGAAAACCTGCCGCTCATTGTTGATCGCGTGCGCCAAGCAACCCCCGAGGTGCACATCCTCGTGGTCGACGACAACAGCCCAGACGGCACCGGCACGCGAGCAGACGAACTTGCTGCAAAAGACGACCACATCTTTGTCATGCACCGCGAAGGCAAGGGTGGCTTGTGCGCTGCTTACATGGCGGGCTTCCAATGGGGCCTTGAGCGCAACTACCAGGTGCTGTGTGAAATGGATGCCGACGGCTCCCACGCCCCTGAGCAGCTGCACTTGCTGCTTGGCGAGTTGGACAACGGCGCCGACATGGTCATTGGCTCGCGCTACGTGCCCGGCGGCAAGGTGGTCAACTGGCCCAAGAACCGTTGGTTCTTGTCCAAGGGCGGCAACGTGTACATCAACCTGGCGCTCGGCGCAGGTTTAACTGACATGACCGCAGGGTACCGCGCTTTTCGACGCCACGTTCTCGAGGCCCTTCCCCTCGACGAACTCTCCAACGCAGGTTACATCTTCCAGGTAGAGATCGCCTACCGCGCTGTCGAGCTCGGCTTTGACGTCCGCGAAGTACCCATCACCTTCACTGAGCGTGAAATCGGTGAGTCCAAACTTGACGGCAGCTTTGTTAAAGACTCCCTGCTTGAAGTCACAAAGTGGGGCGTGAAGCACCGCGGCGGTCAGGCCGTCGAGTTGGCTAAGGAAATGGTCGGCTTGGTCAACTACGAGTGGAACCACTTTAAGAAGAAGAGCAGCTGGCTGTAG
- the lnt gene encoding apolipoprotein N-acyltransferase has protein sequence MILIVRLALAALGGLFTYASYEPIGWFIAGIVGIALLFISLAPWNLPGGLSAPKKRRKKSDPVPFIERVSIGPSVPQGMLLGFVHGLVSYLLLLPWIGEFVGNLPYIALAAVQALYSIVIGAFGVAVCRWKGWRLYLFPAMYVAVEYLRSMWPFDGFAWVRLAWGQINGPLANLAALGGAAFVTFATVFVAVGLASIVVGKKRVTGGMVAVSVLVVGAAASLYVDRDGTSTESIEVAAIQGNVPRMGLDFNAQRRAVLANHARETLNLDHQVDLVIWPENSSDVNPFMDAQAQAIINNAVDHAQAPILVGTITQDEVGPRNTMQVFDPVEGATDYHYKKFLQPFGEYMPFREFLRNFSPYVDAAGNFQPGDGSGVVTMNAAKLGRGVVVGVMTCYEVIFDRAGRDAIANGAEFLSTPTNNATFGFTNMTYQQLAMSRMRAIEFDRAVVVAATSGVSAIVNPDGSVSQNTRIFEAATLTETIPLKNTVTIAAVAGFYVELLLVIIGTLAGLVALRVNARPRSGTHKKQTTKARAKKAPAKKPATNRRKAK, from the coding sequence GTGATCTTGATTGTTCGGCTCGCCCTAGCTGCGCTGGGCGGGCTTTTTACTTATGCTTCCTACGAGCCAATTGGCTGGTTTATCGCTGGCATCGTCGGCATTGCACTGCTATTTATTTCGCTCGCACCGTGGAATCTTCCAGGAGGCCTCTCTGCTCCGAAAAAGCGGCGAAAGAAGTCGGATCCAGTCCCGTTCATCGAGCGAGTGTCTATCGGTCCATCTGTTCCTCAAGGCATGCTGTTGGGATTTGTCCACGGACTAGTCTCATATCTGCTGCTGTTGCCCTGGATTGGTGAGTTTGTGGGCAACCTGCCCTACATTGCACTTGCTGCAGTTCAAGCGCTGTACTCGATTGTCATTGGTGCATTCGGCGTGGCCGTGTGTCGATGGAAAGGATGGAGGCTGTACCTTTTCCCAGCGATGTACGTCGCTGTGGAGTATCTGCGCAGCATGTGGCCTTTTGATGGCTTTGCATGGGTGCGTCTTGCGTGGGGGCAGATTAATGGACCGCTTGCCAATCTCGCAGCACTAGGTGGCGCAGCTTTTGTCACATTTGCCACCGTGTTTGTGGCAGTGGGACTGGCCAGCATTGTTGTTGGGAAAAAGCGTGTTACCGGAGGCATGGTGGCGGTGAGCGTCCTCGTTGTCGGCGCCGCAGCCTCGCTGTATGTAGATCGCGACGGCACGAGCACGGAATCGATCGAAGTCGCAGCAATCCAAGGCAATGTTCCCCGCATGGGATTGGATTTCAACGCGCAGCGCCGTGCTGTGTTGGCTAACCATGCGCGGGAAACCCTCAACTTGGACCACCAAGTGGACCTGGTGATCTGGCCGGAAAATTCTTCTGACGTTAATCCGTTTATGGATGCACAAGCACAGGCGATCATCAACAATGCGGTCGATCATGCCCAGGCACCGATTTTGGTAGGCACGATCACCCAGGATGAAGTTGGTCCACGCAACACCATGCAGGTGTTCGACCCTGTCGAAGGTGCAACCGACTACCACTACAAAAAGTTTCTCCAGCCGTTCGGTGAATACATGCCGTTTAGGGAATTTCTCCGCAACTTCTCGCCTTATGTCGACGCCGCAGGAAACTTCCAGCCCGGTGATGGAAGTGGTGTGGTCACCATGAACGCGGCGAAGCTGGGCCGTGGGGTAGTGGTCGGTGTAATGACGTGTTATGAAGTCATTTTTGATCGCGCGGGACGCGATGCCATTGCCAACGGTGCGGAATTTTTATCAACCCCCACCAACAATGCAACGTTCGGCTTCACCAATATGACGTATCAGCAATTGGCGATGAGCAGAATGCGCGCCATCGAATTCGATCGCGCCGTCGTTGTCGCAGCTACATCGGGTGTTTCTGCCATCGTGAACCCCGACGGCAGCGTCTCCCAAAACACCCGCATTTTCGAGGCGGCAACGCTTACTGAAACCATTCCACTGAAGAACACCGTGACGATTGCAGCGGTGGCCGGTTTCTATGTTGAATTGCTGTTGGTTATCATTGGAACACTAGCTGGATTAGTTGCCCTTCGGGTAAACGCACGCCCACGGTCAGGCACACACAAAAAGCAGACCACCAAAGCGCGTGCAAAGAAGGCACCTGCGAAGAAACCAGCAACCAATCGTCGAAAAGCAAAATAG
- a CDS encoding FxsA family protein, whose product MPAAIAIPYFIIEILAFWGVVMWLGFGWALALIVLFFVGGLLLAGVELRRISKSAAIHQASGQGSSGAIAGNIGLTAAGAILVAMPGFVTSIIGILLIFSPTRALIRKMLAKKLRSAIENMGVRGFEAVNGYRTQASYGNFGAAFGQQASSQPQPEVIDEEEIQAWTSDLKPEDFGKPENGEK is encoded by the coding sequence GTGCCTGCAGCAATAGCAATCCCATATTTCATCATCGAGATTCTCGCATTTTGGGGCGTCGTCATGTGGCTCGGCTTCGGCTGGGCATTAGCCCTTATCGTGTTGTTCTTCGTCGGCGGCCTCTTACTTGCTGGCGTGGAACTTCGCCGCATCAGCAAGAGTGCCGCAATCCACCAAGCCTCCGGTCAAGGAAGCTCCGGGGCGATCGCCGGCAACATTGGCCTCACCGCAGCTGGCGCCATTTTGGTTGCCATGCCGGGCTTTGTCACCTCAATCATCGGCATTTTGCTGATTTTCTCACCAACTCGTGCCCTCATCCGCAAAATGTTGGCCAAGAAGCTGCGCAGCGCCATTGAGAACATGGGTGTTCGTGGCTTCGAGGCAGTCAATGGTTACCGCACTCAGGCCTCCTATGGAAACTTCGGTGCAGCATTCGGTCAGCAGGCTTCCTCTCAGCCCCAGCCTGAGGTAATTGATGAGGAAGAAATCCAAGCCTGGACCTCTGATCTCAAGCCGGAAGATTTTGGTAAACCAGAAAACGGTGAGAAGTAA
- a CDS encoding lipase family protein, which yields MGYALLDDSLVVRAGVGSTLWKTLSPLMYEGSSSVFRRVTKKSPRPKRTNGASVDVPTFGAPMRTPGLEHGTLVNAAPLKVLGARGDPNPTSAYRIEYITGDSQGRAITATGGVLFSHQPWPHGPRPVIAMAPSTQGVAQHCDPSHTCAIGLNVFYSKPYDVIAAYELPVILWFLAQGIDVVFIDYPRDPLAGIQYYCDSIAAAKALFDAVLAAQHLGLSSGAPLGLWGFSQGGGATGWAAQLTDYAPSLHPRAAVVGAPPVSLFDVLDKVDGGLLTGVIAYAIAGLMISTPELYDEIMPTLNAHGLHEVTANVSTCAGGSLITSGYEHTHSWTYSGQSLSDVLDDLPYVTAEFEKQRLGRIAPTIPVLLWGSRNDDVIPVEPIRTLRNQWSDLGADLTWHESRAPLVPGRTGLNHFGPYFRNLEKYSGWLIDQLS from the coding sequence ATGGGTTACGCCTTGTTGGATGATTCGCTGGTTGTGCGCGCCGGGGTCGGGTCGACGCTGTGGAAAACGCTGAGCCCACTCATGTACGAAGGCAGTAGTTCGGTGTTTCGGCGGGTAACCAAGAAATCGCCACGCCCGAAGCGCACCAACGGGGCAAGCGTGGATGTGCCGACCTTTGGTGCGCCGATGAGGACCCCCGGCCTTGAACACGGCACACTCGTCAACGCTGCACCCTTAAAAGTGCTCGGGGCAAGGGGAGATCCCAACCCGACTAGCGCGTACCGCATTGAATACATCACCGGCGATTCTCAAGGCCGTGCCATTACCGCGACCGGCGGAGTCCTGTTTTCCCACCAACCCTGGCCACATGGCCCGCGACCAGTTATTGCGATGGCGCCATCCACCCAAGGCGTTGCCCAACACTGTGACCCGTCACATACTTGCGCGATAGGCCTCAACGTTTTCTACAGCAAGCCCTACGATGTCATCGCAGCGTACGAACTCCCGGTGATTTTATGGTTCCTCGCCCAAGGCATAGACGTGGTCTTCATCGATTACCCGCGCGATCCGCTCGCCGGGATTCAGTATTATTGCGACTCAATCGCCGCCGCTAAAGCGCTTTTCGACGCCGTTCTCGCCGCCCAGCACCTCGGCCTGTCCAGCGGAGCACCACTTGGGCTCTGGGGATTTTCCCAAGGCGGTGGCGCCACAGGGTGGGCAGCACAATTGACCGACTATGCACCCAGCTTGCACCCGCGCGCCGCCGTAGTCGGAGCACCGCCGGTCTCATTATTTGATGTCTTGGACAAAGTCGATGGGGGACTTCTTACTGGCGTGATCGCCTACGCCATCGCGGGTCTGATGATCAGCACACCTGAGCTCTACGACGAAATTATGCCCACCCTGAACGCTCACGGCCTCCACGAAGTGACCGCGAACGTGTCTACCTGCGCCGGCGGGTCCCTAATCACCAGCGGATACGAACACACTCATTCTTGGACCTACTCCGGCCAATCTCTCTCCGATGTGTTGGATGATTTGCCTTATGTCACCGCGGAGTTTGAAAAACAGCGCTTAGGCCGCATCGCCCCGACGATCCCTGTGCTGCTGTGGGGCTCACGAAACGATGATGTCATACCGGTAGAACCCATTAGAACCCTTCGCAATCAATGGAGTGACCTCGGCGCAGACCTCACCTGGCATGAATCCCGGGCGCCCCTCGTGCCGGGACGAACAGGACTTAATCATTTCGGCCCCTATTTCCGAAACTTGGAGAAATACTCCGGCTGGCTCATAGACCAACTTTCTTAA
- the cbiE gene encoding precorrin-6y C5,15-methyltransferase (decarboxylating) subunit CbiE, with protein sequence MSQPMPAPDRSHFAVVGDAQDPAHATAPREPAESITLVGIGTDGFDGLSLKAQQALQRASVVIGSWRQLNLVPDSISAERRPWPANTTDADLEALFKEFLGLHVAVLASGDPLFYGVGTAMVRVLGVDKLTVIPAASSASLACARLGWTVHRTKVFSLGHEPLHGLIPIIQSGSQFLVLGKDEFSTEHVSELLVEMGLGDTPLIVLSDLGSVDEEISHGTALHPPVAVSALNVIAVGVHKALPPTPHGDDLRALTVAALQPLPGRMLWTFGDTGAALACEWLRVAGEKAYAISFGSMREASVKNARNAGVSTLSVKATLSPKALKDIRFVRGPESASPHAIFMNKGLGIDLVPETAWMMLRPGGILIAQASTDNAITLMRSLQEQHGGTITRIQIDDVDVHQWRIVKPVAPEAVN encoded by the coding sequence ATGAGTCAACCGATGCCTGCCCCTGATCGTTCCCATTTCGCTGTCGTGGGGGACGCCCAGGATCCAGCCCACGCAACAGCTCCGAGGGAGCCTGCAGAATCAATCACATTGGTAGGCATCGGCACGGATGGATTTGATGGTTTAAGCCTTAAAGCACAGCAGGCGTTGCAACGCGCATCGGTGGTTATTGGGTCGTGGCGCCAATTGAATCTGGTTCCTGATTCAATTTCAGCAGAACGCCGCCCATGGCCAGCGAACACAACGGATGCTGATCTAGAGGCACTGTTTAAGGAATTCCTTGGACTGCACGTCGCGGTTCTAGCGTCTGGCGATCCTCTGTTTTATGGCGTCGGTACGGCGATGGTGCGAGTCTTAGGCGTAGACAAGCTCACTGTCATTCCAGCTGCGTCATCTGCGTCGTTGGCGTGCGCGAGGTTGGGATGGACTGTTCATCGCACCAAGGTGTTTTCGCTGGGCCACGAACCTCTCCACGGGTTGATTCCGATTATTCAGTCGGGGTCACAATTTTTGGTTCTCGGCAAAGATGAGTTCAGTACAGAACACGTCAGCGAACTCTTAGTCGAAATGGGGCTGGGGGATACGCCGCTGATAGTGCTCAGTGATTTGGGCAGCGTCGATGAAGAAATCTCTCACGGAACGGCCCTTCACCCTCCCGTTGCAGTTTCCGCGCTTAACGTCATCGCAGTGGGTGTCCATAAAGCGCTGCCACCGACACCTCATGGAGATGATCTCCGCGCCCTCACCGTTGCTGCGTTGCAGCCCCTCCCAGGTCGAATGCTGTGGACCTTTGGAGATACAGGCGCAGCCCTTGCCTGTGAGTGGTTGCGGGTAGCAGGTGAAAAAGCATATGCCATCAGTTTCGGATCGATGCGGGAGGCTAGCGTGAAAAACGCGCGCAATGCGGGGGTTAGCACGTTGAGTGTGAAGGCGACGCTCTCGCCTAAAGCACTTAAAGACATTCGCTTTGTCCGGGGGCCGGAATCGGCAAGTCCCCACGCCATCTTCATGAACAAGGGTTTAGGTATTGATCTCGTCCCCGAAACGGCGTGGATGATGTTGCGCCCAGGAGGAATCCTGATTGCGCAGGCATCAACGGACAATGCCATTACCTTGATGCGTTCCCTCCAGGAACAACACGGCGGAACGATCACTCGTATTCAGATCGATGACGTGGATGTCCACCAGTGGCGAATTGTTAAGCCTGTTGCTCCAGAAGCGGTGAATTAG